A genome region from Cervus elaphus chromosome 18, mCerEla1.1, whole genome shotgun sequence includes the following:
- the LOC122673932 gene encoding WAS/WASL-interacting protein family member 3-like, whose translation MGAEGKRARVRAPSGWGGRRLRRVPRPPPPFLPVAARRLRPLARRLSSAAAAPVTATPRLRVGPAPPPPPPLSPGAADNSPAFPGCLNGSGDVSTWSLGPAPVKSPSRQGLAASLSRRGCPAWSCVRHGSRLLLLLLRARPPALLPPLPPPPPPAPRNLRPLAFPPPLPALPASPAPAPAVEKLVGEGRNAPPSASGAGEPGNRRRHLPTSPAEREGPGKLPPAVLWPRVLPTPPAAPRRRGPARGAALYLKSPRAPGRGRRALPGRAHRILVQVLQPPWPWGPPLRTRLPATLGRTRVGVVVTFLGRGPSLRRNRSETPRSRGSHTPALPRFCAHTHTHTLNRRGSQLHPLDLPPRPGG comes from the exons ATGGGGGCCGAGGGAAAGAGGGCGCGGGTCCGGGCGCCCAGTGGTTGGGGGGGTCGCCGACTGAGGAGAG TGCCCCGGCCCCCGCCGCCATTCCTCCCGGTCGCGGCTCGGCGCCTCAGGCCTCTCGCCCGGCGCCTGAGCTCGGCCGCCGCGGCCCCAGTCACTGCGACACCGCGGCTCCGGGTCGGgcctgcgccgccgccgccgcctcccctcAGCCCCGGCGCCGCCGACAACTCACCCGCATTTCCCGGCTGCCTAAATGGCTCCGGCGACGTCTCCACCTGGTCGCTGGGCCCGGCCCCGGTTAAATCCCCGTCCCGCCAAGGTCTCGCCGCGTCCCTCAGCCGCCGGGGCTGCCCCGCCTGGAGCTGCGTGCGACACGgctcccgcctcctcctcctcctcctccgggcCCGCCCGCCGGCCCTCctcccgccgctgccgccgccgccgccgcctgcaCCACGCAACCTCCGCCCTCTCGCCTTCCCTCCGCCGCTCCCCGCCCTCCCGGCCTCACCGGCTCCGGCTCCCGCGGTGGAGAAGCTGGTGGGGGAGGGCCGGAACGCTCCGCCATCGGCGTCCGGGGCGGGGGAGCCGGGAAACCGTCGCCGCCATCTCCCCACCAGCCCCGCGGAGCGGGAGGGGCCCGGAAAGCTCCCGCCCGCCGTGCTCTGGCCCCGGGTTCTCCCCACCCCGCCCGCCGCCCCGCGCCGCCGAGGCCCCGCTCGCGGGGCTGCTCTCTACCTGAAAAGCCCGCGGGCCCCTGGCCGTGGACGCCGCGCCCTCCCCGGACGGGCGCACCGGATCCTCGTCCAGGTTTTACAGCCTCCCTGGCCTTGGGGGCCGCCTCTGAGGACCCGGCTTCCCGCCACTTTGGGCCGAAcgagggtgggggtggtggtcacCTTCCTAGGTCGGGGCCCCAGCCTGAGGAGAAACCGGTCCGAAACACCCCGGAGCAGAGGGTCTCACACGCCCGCCCTCCCCCGCTtctgcgcgcacacacacacacacaccctcaaccGACGCGGATCACAACTACACCCGCTGGATCTACCTCCCCGGCCGGGAGGATAA